The nucleotide sequence TAGTAAGGCGTTGCAGGATGGGTCGGATACTTTATAAACGACCACTTGCAGCCAGCTCAAAGGAGGTGCCCTGAGTGGGCGTAGCCGTTAAAACAGAGAAACTCACCAAAGAGTACTCCGGCCTATTAGCCGGTGTCCGGGTGAATGCCGTTGATAACCTGGACTTGGAAGTACAAGAAGGTGAAATCTTCGGATTTTTAGGCCCCAATGGAGCGGGCAAAACTACCACTATCAAGATGCTCCTGGGCATCATCTACCCAACCTCAGGACAAGCATGGGTGCTCGACCGCGAAATCGGCAATATCGAAACCCATCGAGTCATTAGCTACCTGCCAGAAAACCCCTATTTTTACGATCATATGACCGGCAAAGAAATTCTCAGCTTCTACGCCAGATTGTTCGGAATAAGGGAGCCGGCACGCTCGAAGCGCGTTGATGAACTCCTCGAACAAGTGGGGTTAGGACGCGAAGCTCATAAATCATTACGCAATTATTCCAAGGGAATGCTGCAACGCATTGGACTTGCACAGTCTCTTATAAACGACCCCAAACTCTTATTCATGGATGAGCCGACAGCTGGTCTGGACCCGATTGCTCACGTCGATATTAGACGATTAATTATTGACCTTCGTTCGCAAGGCAAGACTGTTTTCATCAGTTCCCACCAATTGGAGGATGTTGAAGAAGTCTGTGACCGAGTCGCGATTCTTAACCGCGGCAAAATGGTTGCGATGGGCAAGATGGATGATTTGTTGTCTGGCGGACGGGTTGACCTCGTAGCCGATAGCGTCGAAAATGGTGTTATGGACAAGGTTAAAAAACTTGGCGGGGTTGTCAGTTTAGTTGACGGCCGGTTAGTCGTCGAGCAACCGGACAATGGCTCTATCGATCAGGTGATTGATATCGTCCGCGCTGAAAAGGGTCATATCCTAAGTGTAAACCGGCAGCGCAAGACGCTGGAAGACTTCTTTGTTGAAA is from bacterium and encodes:
- a CDS encoding ABC transporter ATP-binding protein — translated: MGVAVKTEKLTKEYSGLLAGVRVNAVDNLDLEVQEGEIFGFLGPNGAGKTTTIKMLLGIIYPTSGQAWVLDREIGNIETHRVISYLPENPYFYDHMTGKEILSFYARLFGIREPARSKRVDELLEQVGLGREAHKSLRNYSKGMLQRIGLAQSLINDPKLLFMDEPTAGLDPIAHVDIRRLIIDLRSQGKTVFISSHQLEDVEEVCDRVAILNRGKMVAMGKMDDLLSGGRVDLVADSVENGVMDKVKKLGGVVSLVDGRLVVEQPDNGSIDQVIDIVRAEKGHILSVNRQRKTLEDFFVETIQQEGKN